CCTGCGACGATTCTGGCGTCCTCCCCCAACCTGTCCAGCAGACCTACGGCGTGGTCGACACTGGTGGCGCGTTCGTACTCGAATGGGCCGGGAACCTGCATGTGGGACAGCTCACACCCCGATTGGCGGGAGCGTCAATAGGCAGTTAAGCGATCACTTAACTGGCGGGCGCGGCCTCCCGTTCGCCCAGTTCATGATGGATACGGCCGTCGGTTTCGGCCAGCGGCCGGCCCCCGCCGCCCCAGCGTTTGGCGATGATCTCGGCCGCGATCGACACCGCGGTCTCCTCGGGGGTGCGGCCCCCGAGATCCAGCCCGATCGGGCTGGACAGCCGCTCGAGTTCGGCGTCGCGCAGGCCCGCCTCGCGCAGCCGGACCAGCCGGTCCTCGTGCGTGCGCCGAGAGCCCATCGCACCGATGTAGCCGACGTCGGGAAGCCGGAGCGCCACCTCCAGCAGCGGCACGTCGAACTTGGGGTCGTGCGTCAGCACGCAGATGACCGTGCGGGCGTCGATGGCACCGGCCTCGACCTGCGCGGTGAGATACCGGTGCGGCCAGTCGACGACGACCTCGTCGGCGGTCGGGAACCGCGCCGCGGTGGCGAACACCGGGCGCGCGTCGCACACCGTGACCCGGTAGCCCAGGAACACACCCTGCTGCGCGACGGCGGCCGCGAAGTCGATGGCCCCGAACACCAGCATCCTCGGACGCGGTGCGTAGCTGGCGACGAACACCTCCATGCCCTCGCCGCGGCGCTGCCCGTCCGGACCGTAGGTGAGCACCTCGCTGCGCCCGGCGGCCAGGAGCCCGCGCGCATCGTCGGTGACCGCGGCGTCGGCGCGCGCGGAGCCGAGCGATCCTGCGACCGAGCCTGCCCCGTGGTCGGCGTGCACCACGAGCCGTCTGCCCACCCGGTGCGGGTCGGGATGCGCGATCACGGTCGCGACCGCGACGGGCCGGTGAGCCTCGATGTCGTCGTTGATCGCGCTCAGCTCGGGAAAGGTCTTCTGCGACACCGGTTCCACGAACACGTCGAGAATGCCGCCGCAGGTGAGGCCCACCTCGAAGGCGTCGTCGTCGCTCACGCCGTACCGCTGCAGCACCGGGGTACCGGTGGCGACGACCTCGGTCGCGAGATCGTAGACGGCGCCTTCGACGCAACCGCCGGACACCGAACCGCTCACGGTGCCGTCGGACGCGACGACCATCGACGCCCCGGCCGGCCGGGGTGCCGAGCGGAATGTGCGCACCACGGTCCCGACGCCGGCCGTGCCGCCCGACTCCCAGACCGCTAACAGGGTGCTCAGCACATCTCTCACGCAATCCAATCTAAGCTGCGTGCGTGACACCCGCGCAACTACGGGCTTTTTCGGCGGTGGTCCGGCTGGGCTCGGTGCGGGCCGCAGCCGAGGAACTCGGCGTCTCCGACGCCGGGGTGTCGATGCACGTCGCGCAACTACGCAAGGAACTCGACGACCCGCTGTTCACCCGCACCGCGTCCGGGCTGGCGTTCACGCCGGGCGGACTGCGCCTGGCGAGCCGCGCCATCGAGATTCTCGGCCTGCAGCAGCAGACCGCGATCGAGGTGACCGAGGCCGCCCACGGTCGACGGCTGCTGCGCATCGCCGCCTCCAGCGCGTTCGCCGAACACGCCGCACCCGGGCTCATCGAGCTGTTCTCGTCACGCGCCGACGACCTTTCGGTCGAGCTGAGCGTGCACCCGGCGCACCAGTTCGGCTACCTCATCACCTCACGCGCCGTCGACATCGCGCTCGGGCCACCGGCCGCACCGGCGGATCCGAGCCTCGTCGCACGGGCGTTCCTCAAGTATCAGATCATCACGGTGACCACCCCGGACAACCCGCTGCTGGAGCGGGGGGTCACTGCGGCGTCGCTGCGGGAACAGCCGTGGCAGCTCGGCCCGGCGGGCGGCAGTGCCGACGGGGAGGTCGCCGCCATGCTGCGGACACTGGCGATACCCGAAGCGCGCCAACGCATCTTCCAGAGCGACGCGGCCGCGCTCGAGGAGGTGCGTCGTGTCGGCGGCCTCACCCCGACGATCGGGTTCGCCGTCGCCAAGGATCTCGCAGGCGGCCGGCTGGCGCAGGTCAAGGGCGCGGGCCTGCAGGTCGGCGGCGAATGGTCCGCCACGACATTGCCCGCCTCGGCTCGCCAGCCGGCGGTCTCAGAGCTGCTGCGGTTCATCACCACACCGCGCTGCACGCAGGCGATGATCCGCGGAAGCGGCGTCGGCGTGAGCCGCTTCCGCCCGAAAGTGCATGTGACGCTGTGGAGTTGACGGGTTACTTCAGCCCGAGCGCGGCCGCGAGCTCGCGCAGCGCCGGGCGCGGATCCGACGACGGGTTGTCACCGAGGACCTGCACCACCACGTGGTCGGCGCCGGCGTCGAGGTGGGCCGTCACCGCGTTCGCGGCGTTCTCCGCGGTGCCGAGGCCCACCACCGCGCGAGCCAGCCGGTCCGAACCACCACGCACCAGGTCGGATTCGTCGAAACCCTGCCGTAGCCACGAGTTCCGGTAGTTCGGCAGACCGCTGTACACCTCGAGATGCTGGTGTGCACGCCGCAGTTGATCGGCGTCGTCGCCGCCGATCGCCACGGCCTGCTCGGAGACGATCCACTTTCCGTCACCGAGGATCTCGCGCGTGATGCGGGTCTGCTCGGGCAGCACCAGGTAGGGATGCGCACCGTCGGCGTGCGTGCCGGACAGCTCGATCATCTTGGGCCCCAGCGCCGCCAGCAGACGCGGTGGGCGGCCGACACCCGGTTCGATCTGCTCGGGCACCGCGGCCATCCGCTCCAGATAGGTTCGCATGGTCGCCAGCGGCTTCTGGTACACCCCGCCCATG
This genomic window from Mycolicibacterium goodii contains:
- a CDS encoding LysR family transcriptional regulator, translated to MTPAQLRAFSAVVRLGSVRAAAEELGVSDAGVSMHVAQLRKELDDPLFTRTASGLAFTPGGLRLASRAIEILGLQQQTAIEVTEAAHGRRLLRIAASSAFAEHAAPGLIELFSSRADDLSVELSVHPAHQFGYLITSRAVDIALGPPAAPADPSLVARAFLKYQIITVTTPDNPLLERGVTAASLREQPWQLGPAGGSADGEVAAMLRTLAIPEARQRIFQSDAAALEEVRRVGGLTPTIGFAVAKDLAGGRLAQVKGAGLQVGGEWSATTLPASARQPAVSELLRFITTPRCTQAMIRGSGVGVSRFRPKVHVTLWS
- a CDS encoding LLM class F420-dependent oxidoreductase, translated to MTEGQRARIDFPSRVGVWWASETWSMPDAQEVAREIEALGYGSLFLPEVTGKECLTQSAAFLAATERLVVGTGIANIHIRLPSAAETGARTLTALHPGRFVLGLGVSHAPLVEHGMGGVYQKPLATMRTYLERMAAVPEQIEPGVGRPPRLLAALGPKMIELSGTHADGAHPYLVLPEQTRITREILGDGKWIVSEQAVAIGGDDADQLRRAHQHLEVYSGLPNYRNSWLRQGFDESDLVRGGSDRLARAVVGLGTAENAANAVTAHLDAGADHVVVQVLGDNPSSDPRPALRELAAALGLK
- a CDS encoding XdhC family protein → MRDVLSTLLAVWESGGTAGVGTVVRTFRSAPRPAGASMVVASDGTVSGSVSGGCVEGAVYDLATEVVATGTPVLQRYGVSDDDAFEVGLTCGGILDVFVEPVSQKTFPELSAINDDIEAHRPVAVATVIAHPDPHRVGRRLVVHADHGAGSVAGSLGSARADAAVTDDARGLLAAGRSEVLTYGPDGQRRGEGMEVFVASYAPRPRMLVFGAIDFAAAVAQQGVFLGYRVTVCDARPVFATAARFPTADEVVVDWPHRYLTAQVEAGAIDARTVICVLTHDPKFDVPLLEVALRLPDVGYIGAMGSRRTHEDRLVRLREAGLRDAELERLSSPIGLDLGGRTPEETAVSIAAEIIAKRWGGGGRPLAETDGRIHHELGEREAAPAS